One window of Xanthomonas sp. 10-10 genomic DNA carries:
- the gloB gene encoding hydroxyacylglutathione hydrolase, translated as MRLTALPAFDDNYIWALVAADGRAVVVDPGQAEPVIAAAERDGWAPSAVLLTHHHDDHIGGVAALQQRWPELELFGPDDQRIPADARRVAQGERLQLLETSFEVIEVPGHTRSHIAFVTDRHLFSGDTLFSLGCGRMFEGTAPQMFDSLQRLASLPGETLVCCGHEYTLANAAFALHVDPTNAALQRRQQEAQAMRQAARPTLPISLKSELATNPFLRTSRPEIRAAVAPRAAGALFSEVDVFAELRRWKDEFRA; from the coding sequence ATGCGACTCACCGCCCTGCCCGCATTCGACGACAACTACATCTGGGCGCTGGTCGCCGCAGATGGCCGCGCCGTCGTTGTCGACCCCGGCCAGGCCGAGCCGGTCATCGCCGCCGCGGAGCGCGATGGCTGGGCCCCCAGCGCGGTATTGCTCACCCATCACCATGACGACCACATCGGCGGCGTAGCCGCGCTGCAGCAGCGCTGGCCGGAACTCGAACTGTTCGGTCCCGATGACCAACGCATCCCTGCAGATGCCCGGCGCGTTGCCCAGGGCGAGCGCTTGCAGCTGCTGGAAACCAGCTTCGAGGTGATCGAGGTCCCCGGCCACACCCGCAGCCACATCGCCTTTGTGACAGATCGCCATCTGTTCAGTGGTGATACCCTGTTCAGCCTAGGCTGTGGGCGGATGTTCGAAGGTACCGCTCCTCAAATGTTCGACTCGTTGCAGCGCCTGGCATCTCTGCCCGGCGAAACGCTTGTGTGTTGCGGCCATGAATACACCCTGGCCAACGCAGCCTTCGCGCTGCACGTCGATCCAACCAACGCTGCCTTGCAGCGCCGTCAACAGGAAGCCCAGGCCATGCGTCAAGCAGCCCGTCCTACCCTGCCGATTTCGCTCAAGAGTGAACTGGCCACCAATCCGTTCTTACGTACCAGCCGTCCTGAAATCCGCGCCGCCGTGGCACCACGCGCAGCCGGCGCACTTTTCTCCGAAGTAGACGTTTTCGCCGAACTTAGGCGCTGGAAAGACGAATTTCGCGCATGA